The Zea mays cultivar B73 chromosome 7, Zm-B73-REFERENCE-NAM-5.0, whole genome shotgun sequence DNA segment CATTGCTGGACGCGCCTTAAAAATGAACCAAAATGGGATGCCATGGTTCATGGAAGCCCCTGGAGAGCCACTGCGGGGACGGAGCCTGGCCGTAGTCTTACACCTACAGGCTCTGTTAATGAAGTTGAATATGATGAAGGTGGTTCAAGAGGGAAGAGACCATTAGGACATGACTCCGCGAAAGCTTCAAGGAAGAAGTCAATGTCCAGTTCATCTCAGTCTACTGACTACCTTTCAAGAATCCATGACATGCAAGTAGCAAGGTTCAAGCAAAGTGAAGAAAAATCAGACCTAAAGCAGCAGAACATTGAGTTCATGAAGGAAGTTGAACTGAAGAAGTTGGAGGTTCAATCCAAGGAAATACAAGTACAGGAAAAAAAATTGATgatggaagattggaagaaaaaAGACGAAGAGCTCAACAAACTTTATGCTATGGACATGGATGCGTTACCTGATGAATTGCGAGCTGTTTACATCGCAAGGAGAAAAGGTTTAATCGAATATTTCATCAACAATCCTGTGTGACGAGTACTACTGTATTTCATAAGGTGTTTGTCACCTTTGTATCGGCTTACCGTGGTCCTATGAGTTTGGACATGTCTATTTTAGAGTGGTTGAACAATTCCTTAGTTGTTTGAGTTCATCAGCTTGGTTTTTGAACATTGTTTATTTTCACATTATTGATATTCATAATAAGGATTATGATACATGACTTCAAGTTTGGAAACTTATGCAACTTATTTGTACCAGAGGCATTACACTTAGAAGGAACTATCACTTCTCTACCAGGGACATACAAACCACATACGACAACTAGTCCTGGTACACAACATTTAGTTCATAATTGAAAGTGAACAACATTGGTGTAGCACATCCTTTGGATAAAAGGCATCAACCCATGGAGCCCCGACGAGCCCAGAGGTGTTGTATGAGGTTGTGCTGTAAAGACAAGTATGTTGCCTGACATGTGATGTCCTGGTCGGGATCGTTGGGTAACTCTGAGCGGATATGATTGTTCAGCCACTCGTTGCAGACCTCAGGAGTATTGTTACACGGCTCAGGTGGCCCAGAGGGGCCAATGAAGTCCACATTAGCTGCACCATCTCCTTCGTCCTcgacaatcatgttgtgcataatAATGCAAGCAGTCATCATCTCTGCGAGGTGATTACGATCCCAACCATAAGCGGGTCCACGTAGAACAGCCCACCTAGCCTGCAAAACTCCAAATGCTCGCTCAATGTCTTTTCGACAACTCTCTTGCTTGGTAGTAAAGTGAACCTTTTTTTCCTCAAATGCGTGGCGAATAGCTTTAACAAAGGTAGGCCAATTTGGATATATGCCATCTGCTAAGTAGTATCCGAAATTGTAAGTGGTCCCATTAATAGTGAATTGCACTGGTGGCATCGTCCCATTACATAACGGATCAAACACAGGTGACCGATGAAGCACGTTGAGATCATTGTTGGTACCAGGCATTCCAAAGAAGGCATGCCAAATCCACAAATCGTACCCAGCGACTGCCTCTAGTATCATTGTTGGCCTCGAATTGCGCCCACAAAACTGTCCGCGCCATGCAGTAGGACAATTGCGCCATTCCCAATGCATACAATCGATAGAGCCTAGCATACCCGGAAACCCCCTGTCGGCGTTTACACGTAGTATGCGAGCAATGTCGTCGTGGTTAGGGATACGAAGGTATCGTTCGCTAAAGCAAGAGATGATTGCGCGACAAAAACGAATAAGGCAGTCCCTAGCGGTAGTCTGTCCAATCTGTATGTACTCATCTACCGCATCGGTTGGTAACCCGTACGCAAGGATACGCAATGCAGCACAAACTTTTTGCAATGGACCAAGCCCTGCTAAACCTGTTGCATCACAACAAATAGTGAAGTATTCGTCTTCTCGCTGAACGGCACGAAGGATTTGTAGGAACAAAGGACGATGCATCCGAAACCTATAAACGATAATAAAGCAAAAAATTAACAAAACAAACCTAGAAATGAAAGTAAAATCATAACTTACGAAATGTACCTTCGACGAAAGACATGTGATGGATACACAGGATTAGGTCCGAAGTAGTGATGTTTGATGAGATTTTCTCCAGCAGCGTGGTCCCTATGGATAACTCGGCGAGGCAATGAGGAGCGCCTACGCCGCATGCTCGTGTCTCCTACTACAAGGTGCTCAACATGTTGGGCAAGCAACAAGGTATCGATCTCATCGTCGGAATCGTCGGATGACGAGGACAACACAAGGCTTTTCAATGACTCCATGACGACCTAAACTACGAGTCGTACTACGGACTTCTTATGGAATGGCGGATGATATAGAAGAGGTGAGTGTGTAGATGAGTGGAACATGTCCCCAGGGTACCTTATTTATAGGTGCCCTAGGTGTGTGAAGGAAGGCAGACGGTCGTGGCTTCCGGTAGAAGCCAGTCGTGTCGTGCAAGCCACTCGTGTCGTGTACTAGAAGAATGAGAATTTGTATTTCTAAAAAACATAAAAGCGTACCGTATTTATACTAACGTATTAATAGTAATTATTAAGTTCGCTAATTACATGTGGACCTAAATTCGCCCGTGTACTAtgcaaataataaataaaaataattttaagATTTCATGGTAGTTGAGTTAGTTGATGAGGAAAGTATATAATATTGGTGTGGTGGGGTATAGAGGATTGttatagggggaaccgctgtagaGCGTGGAGATATAAGGGGAGAGAGATTGCTGACGTGGCACGTGAGTGGGATATAGGGGGACAAATTTAGGGAGAATCGCTGAAGACAGTCTAACGGAATGCGTGGATATGGTCAAATAGGTAGTCTGGCCTGATACAGCACGAGCACGCCACTGTACGACTCGTTTAGGACACGGCCCGTTAGCCCGATTAACAAATCGAACGCTACTGTACGCGACACGACCCATTAGACCCGATTAACAAATCGGACCATGCCTGGCCTGCCCTCTGCCACAGCTGGTGGCTAGACATGGTTAGGGGTAAAATCTGATCGGAAATTTTCCGGGTCATCAGACGCTGATTTCAAAAAATTTCTGTCCGATTTTCATATTATTCGGTTCTTATTCGAAAATGGTCAAAAATCGGAATATAACATTCGGAAACTGGTTTGAAAAAAATTTAGACAAATTTCCGACCGAATTCTCGGAATACCATATTTTATCGAAAATTTACCGACTAATATCCGTTTTATTTCCGAATTTATTTTCGACCTATGTGCGAATGTGCTCGTGCACCTATGATGGCTTGGCTCATGGCCCATTATCGTTGGCCTTAGTCACGTACATGGGCACTCTGCTCGCATTAGTACTTAGCACTTAGAATAATACTTGATGGCCAGTCGCAACTCGCAACATCATGCGAACGTGAATCCTAAAATAATACTTGCTGCCCGACTGCCCGCCGTTGGCCTCCCGTATGTGCCGGCACTAGCGCACCGCTGGCTGCTGCAATGCTAATCTCCAGCTCTAGCCCTGGCAGCGCCGCCGTCGCCTATCGTTGATAGACTTGCTAGTCCATACTACTCCCATCTGCCACTGCCACTACTCTGCTCTTGTATACGGTACATTGTTGTCTTCTTCAACAGTAGACGACTCGACGCCAAGCTTCTGTGACAACGCGCCAACGCCAGTGATGGCACCCACCGGAGGAGCACCGTACAATGCGACCTCTAGATCTGTCTCAGCCCCTCGTCTCTTGTTGGAGACGCCTTCACCTCGTCTTCCATTAATTGCAGGCCAAACTGCACCTTCAGGTATGTCTAAATGTCTCATTCCAGTTAGCTTTTGTTAGACTTTATGATTGCAATGGACCCTGAGCTTTGCTCCATACACTTTAATAGGTAGTGTTGCGGCATCAACTTCAAGTGCAAATCCAATCGTTAGTCCTGTGGTGACTGAAAGTAGTGGCATTGCACAAGCATCACAACCAATTCTAGTGGATTCTGAACTAGTTAATATTAAAGATGACGATGATGAGCATGGTGCAAAGAGGCAAAAGAAGTGCACATCAGAAGTGTGGCAGTATTTCACCAGGGAAACAAAGACTGTGACGATAAATTGCAAGAATTACACATAAAAGTGGGCATCTTGCAATTTTCCAAGGTGCAAGACAAAATATAGATGTGAGAGCACCAAAGGAACAACTGGATTTTGGACCCATATTAGGACTACACATAGTGTGGTCAAAGGCCAACAACAGCTAGCAGTAGGAAAGGATCATGGGAAAGACATAAATATTGTTGAGCCTTACAAGTATGATCCAAAAGTCAGCAGTAGAAAGTTTTATTTGGCAATCATCATGCATGAGTACCCTTTCAATATAGTCGAGCATGAGTATCTCATTGACTTCCTCAAATCTTTGCGCCCTAGCTTTCCTATCAAGTCTCGCATCACTGTTAGAAAAGAGATCTTGAGCATATACtctgaagaaaagaaaaattgtATGCTTACTTGAAGACCTTTAACTGTAGATTTAGTACAACCATGGATATGTGGACTTCTAATCAGAACAAAGGATATATGTGTGTCACAGCCCATTGGATAAATGATGATTGGCGTATTCAAAAGAGGATTATTGATTTCTTCCATGTAGAAGGGCGACACACAGGTGCAAAGTTGTATGTTACCTTTAGTGAATGTATGGTTTGATGGAATTTTGAGAAGAAGTTGTTTTCATTAACTCTAGACAACGCATCTGCAAATGAGGTAGCAGTCAAGGATATAGTTAATGACCTGAAGACAAGTGTTGGTGTATCTATAGTTTGTGATGGTGTTTTCTTTCATGTGAGATGTGCCAATCACATTCTAAATTTAGTTGCTAGAGATGGGTTGAGTGTAATTAGTAGAATAATTAGTAATGTTAAATTGCTTGTCTTAGTTGTAAAGGGTTCCCCACAATAATGGGAGGAACTAATGAATCATGCAACCGAGTGTGGTTTGGAAACAAATAAGGGTATCTCACTTGATGTGTCAACAAGGGTGGAATTCAACTTTTCTGATGTTGAGGGATGCTTTATACTATAAGGATGCTTTTACTCAGCTCGAGCTTGCTGATCGGCGTAGGTATGAACACATATCTCCAACTCCTGAGGAGTGGGATAAGGCCAAAATGTTGTTTCATGCCTTGAAAAAGTTTTATGATCTGACTGAGCTTCTGTCCGGTACTTTATATCGAACTGCCAACTTGTTCTACAAAGGCTTTTGTGAGATTAGAAGTTTGCTAGGTGACTGGTCTACTAGTGAAGATATCAATATTCGTGAAATGGCTATTTCCATGAGCAAAAATTTGAGAAATATTGGAACAAAAGTAATGTTGCTCTTGTTGTGGCAAGTTTCCTTGATCCAAGGTATGTATATGCCATAATCTGCTAGCTGAAATGTTCTCTTTTATAACCAGCTTATTGAAATTATAAGTGTCTTCCTTTATTCTAAGGTACAAGAGAAAAGTAGTAGAGTTCTACACAAGAAAGTTCTATGGTGATGCACAATACCATGCTAAGCTTGAGGAATTTGTTAGTACTCTAAGGCAAATGTATCAGTTTTATGTTTCATTAGCACCTACAAAGAACACACCAGAACACATCAAAACTAGGCCATCTGACTGGTGCATGGAAACCGATAATAAAGAATTTCAAGAATATTTGTGTGACACATATTCTTCAGAATTAGACTGCTCAAATGACTTAGACAAGTACATGGCTGCACAACTTTTTAAGCATAGCGAACAGTTCGACATTTTAGCATGGTGGAAGAACTAGGGAAAGGAATATCCGATTCTTTCGCAAATGGCTCATGATGTGCTTGCAATACAAGTGTCCACAGTGGCATCAGAATCTGCCTTTAGTGCTAGTGGGCGAGTGGTTAATCCATATCGTAGTCATCTTTGATCCAGAGATGGTACAAGCATTGGTTTGCACCAAAGATTGGGTTGCTGCAGCAAGAAGAGGTGACAAGTTCTTTAGTTTTTCACTGTTTCTGATTGTGTGTTGCTAGAATTCATTACTTGATATAATTATGTGTCTTGTCCTTTTTTCAGATTCTAAGAGTGTTGCTTCCATTATTGGTGACCTTGAGGTTATAGATGCCATGACTAATCTGGCAGCTCAGGTCCGTTTATCAAAATAAGTCCTCTAGATCTTTTTTCTTCCTCCATGTTGCCTTTCTCCCTCTCATCTTCAAGCATAATGACTCAACTTCATTGTACATAATTGGGTTTTGTTATATCCACATATTGAATATCCTGGACAATTCTTTGAATTGTATCCAAATCTTACCATCCTCGTCACTGACTTGGTGTTCCTATTGGTTTTGAGGAGTGTTTCTATCTATTATTTATGTGACAATCAATCAAATCAATTATTTTGTGATTCATTATTTTGTAGGATGATGACATAGAGAGTGATTCGGATGTCATGGATGAAGACAAGGAGCTATAGCTCGTAGGTGGGCAATGATACAACTATCTTAGTTTATTAATATGTTTGGCCAGGTGTATGCATAACGCATTGGAACTTCCCCTATCTGGCTATTTCCATCGTTAGTGGTAGACTAGTAGAAATGAGACACAATGATGTCAAGACATGTCTTCTAGTTAAGTTTCTATAAATTGTTAAGTTAGTATGCGAACATTTTTTTGTTTCGAACCCATATCGACATGATTTTGTTCCGACCACATCGATTTCGATATTTCCGAAATCTTTGATATCATAACCATTTCCGACACTACCGTTTCCGACTTCGATTTCGAAATTAAAATATGAATTTGAAAATAATTTATATAATTTTTCGATCATTTCCGACTGTTTTCATCCCTAGACATGGTATGCCGGCTTTCTAACCGTCGTGAAAATGCTAAAAAAGTTGCCAAAAAAGTTGCATAGATGGGGTTTGAACCCGCTGCAAAGGGGCTTCGCGGAATGCAACTAACCAGTGTAGCAAAAATCATTTTGTGTTATATGACAGATTAttattataaatatatataaatatgctaattattttaaaataaaaatataatcatGTCGTACCGGTGCAGCACTACAGGTCGAGGACGCAGCTCAAGTACAGCATAGCCCTGATTTAGATTAGGCCGGATCGACACT contains these protein-coding regions:
- the LOC103632206 gene encoding uncharacterized protein, with product MESLKSLVLSSSSDDSDDEIDTLLLAQHVEHLVVGDTSMRRRRSSLPRRVIHRDHAAGENLIKHHYFGPNPVYPSHVFRRRFRMHRPLFLQILRAVQREDEYFTICCDATGLAGLGPLQKVCAALRILAYGLPTDAVDEYIQIGQTTARDCLIRFCRAIISCFSERYLRIPNHDDIARILRVNADRGFPGMLGSIDCMHWEWRNCPTAWRGQFCGRNSRPTMILEAVAGYDLWIWHAFFGMPGTNNDLNVLHRSPVFDPLCNGTMPPVQFTINGTTYNFGYYLADGIYPNWPTFVKAIRHAFEEKKVHFTTKQESCRKDIERAFGVLQARWAVLRGPAYGWDRNHLAEMMTACIIMHNMIVEDEGDGAANVDFIGPSGPPEPCNNTPEVCNEWLNNHIRSELPNDPDQDITCQATYLSLQHNLIQHLWARRGSMG